Proteins encoded in a region of the Cytobacillus pseudoceanisediminis genome:
- a CDS encoding cation diffusion facilitator family transporter — MENNDRFKKAEFAAIIGIVGNIILAAIKWGIGIYSGSKALVADAVHSASDVAGSFAVYLGLRAAKQPPDKDHPYGHGKAEMIAAIIVAVLLFLVGIEIGKSSFESFFSPIEPPKAIAIAAVLVSIIVKEAMFRYKYNLGKKLNSDALIVNAYEHRSDVYSSIAALIGIGCAIIGGRMGIEWLEYADPVAGLIVSLMILKMAWRLGKESIHSTLDHVLHEEDTLEMRKTAESVDLVKRIDELHAREHGHYVIVDIKVSVDPNMTVEDGHRVGKEVKRKLLGLENVQNVFVHINPYSEERIN; from the coding sequence TTGGAAAATAACGATCGTTTTAAGAAAGCTGAATTTGCAGCCATTATTGGCATCGTGGGCAATATTATTCTTGCTGCCATCAAATGGGGAATAGGCATTTATTCAGGAAGTAAAGCGCTCGTGGCAGATGCGGTCCATTCTGCTTCAGATGTAGCCGGATCCTTTGCTGTATATTTAGGGCTGAGAGCTGCAAAACAGCCGCCGGATAAGGATCACCCATATGGTCATGGAAAAGCTGAAATGATTGCAGCCATTATTGTTGCGGTTTTGCTGTTCCTCGTGGGAATTGAAATCGGCAAATCATCATTTGAGTCATTTTTTTCGCCAATTGAACCTCCAAAAGCAATTGCAATAGCTGCAGTGCTGGTTTCTATCATTGTGAAAGAAGCGATGTTTCGTTATAAGTATAATTTGGGAAAGAAACTAAACAGTGATGCTTTAATTGTAAATGCCTATGAACACCGTTCAGATGTCTATTCATCAATTGCAGCTTTAATAGGCATTGGATGTGCAATAATTGGCGGAAGAATGGGGATCGAATGGCTTGAGTATGCAGATCCTGTTGCTGGTCTCATTGTTTCCCTTATGATTCTCAAGATGGCATGGAGGCTGGGGAAAGAATCCATTCATAGCACACTTGATCATGTGCTTCATGAAGAAGATACACTTGAGATGCGCAAAACTGCTGAATCCGTTGATCTGGTTAAAAGGATTGATGAACTGCACGCCAGGGAACACGGACATTATGTTATTGTAGATATTAAAGTTTCAGTGGATCCCAATATGACTGTTGAGGATGGCCACCGGGTGGGCAAAGAAGTGAAACGCAAGCTGCTTGGATTGGAAAATGTTCAAAATGTATTTGTGCACATTAATCCTTATAGTGAAGAGCGCATAAATTAG